One window of Scheffersomyces stipitis CBS 6054 chromosome 1, whole genome shotgun sequence genomic DNA carries:
- a CDS encoding predicted protein, with amino-acid sequence YTYSVMDFQGFKDSFVKSNTQSSNNSGTVSGDDSVSPAPELAKQKSLNIPIIKSDDVDVLLSRSLEMNKTDIRRQLSQSLQLGGHGSSGGISKPQSRKNSIIPVRSNNGSDAEDDDDDDKDQGNERKRRDNINEKIQELLTLIPPELFQDTNKDAKNSGKTKDVDSDERDKSATDENEIAAAMKNSGTKDGKPNKGQILTKSVEYLQYLQNLIDENNHKEVELIMKLRTLELRSQNKSSNIPINVGTTSAEKALGKIGVGPMSEEYFKNVLVRSAASGRSQRRGSG; translated from the coding sequence TATACATACTCCGTGATGGATTTCCAGGGATTCAAAGATTCATTTGTCAAGTCCAACACACAGCTGAGCAACAACTCTGGGACAGTTTCTGGCGACGATTCTGTTTCTCCAGCACCTGAGTTGGCCAAACAGAAATCTCTCAACATCCCCATCATTAAGCTGGATGATGTAGATGTGTTGTTAAGTCGCTCATTGGAAATGAACAAGACAGATATCAGAAGACAGTTATCACAATCGCTTCAGTTAGGGGGCCATGGTAGTTCCGGAGGAATCAGCAAGCCACAATCGCGTAAGAATTCAATAATACCGGTCAGGTCCAACAATGGTAGTGATGCcgaagacgatgacgacgacgacaaGGACCAGGGTAATGAacgaaagagaagagacAACATCAATGAGAAGATCCAGGAGTTATTGACACTTATACCACCGGAACTTTTCCAGGACACCAACAAGGATGCAAAAAACTCCGGAAAGACCAAAGATGTAGACTCGGATGAGCGTGACAAGCTGGCTACCgacgaaaatgaaatcgCAGCTGCTATGAAAAACTCCGGAACTAAGGATGGTAAGCCCAATAAGGGCCAGATCTTGACGAAGTCAGTAGAATACTTGCAATATTTGCAGAACTTGATTGACGAGAACAATCACAAGGAAGTAGAGTTGATCATGAAGTTGCGCACGTTGGAGTTGCGTAGTCAGAACAAGTCGTCAAATATTCCCATCAATGTAGGGACGACCAGTGCTGAAAAGGCTTTAGGAAAGATTGGTGTAGGACCCATGTCCGAAGAGTACTTTAAGAATGTTTTGGTGCGCAGTGCCGCATCGGGTCGTAGCCAGAGAAGAGGAAGCGGTTGA
- a CDS encoding cyclopropane-fatty-acyl-phospholipid synthase, translated as MLDNVEFIKTPAAAPTKPATAESGVLTSASPAINNPPLPADGPGSKHFSNWAMLGFVTLLPYYVSSRLGGGFKTWLFFTLVSALPIMMAYWTILSSFSPRINEKAKYPNRPVSYYLEYHTEELKAKYQTSNGGKGTKIPIETFQELYFEGKVSFKGDCLDVLEYKHDWANFRFTLSLFRFFLLGMIPEVIMHSKSQDEEQVREHYDRGDDFYTWFLGPRMIYTSGVISDIETEETLEQLQDNKLKIVADKIALKEGEHVLDLGCGWGTWATYASSQYGANVTGITLGKNQTKWGTQLLSKYGVESDQSRIVCVDYRDTPKSNKANGLYDKITCLEMAEHVGIRRFTAFLEQVHEALEDDGLFYLQYAGLRKNWQYEDLIWGLFMNKYIFPGADASTPLSFVASCLETVGFEIVSVDNIGVHYSGTLWRWYRNWLGNRDKVVNKYGIRWFRIWEYFLASSTIASRNGTATCYQFVLRKNINSYRRVEYIPQQKGLLAPLASGTKWAKP; from the coding sequence ATGTTGGACAACGTGGAATTCATCAAGACTCCAGCAGCTGCTCCAACCAAGCCAGCTACGGCCGAATCGGGTGTTTTGACCTCGGCTTCGCCTGCTATCAATAACCCTCCCTTGCCAGCAGACGGTCCAGGCTCCAAGCACTTCTCCAATTGGGCCATGTTGGGCTTCGTCACCTTGCTTCCATACTACGTCTCGTCCAGATTGGGCGGCGGCTTCAAAACTTGGTTATTCTTCACGTTGGTATCAGCGCTACCAATCATGATGGCCTACTGGACCATTTTGTCTTCATTCTCCCCAAGAATCAACGAAAAGGCCAAGTACCCTAACCGTCCTGTTTCGTACTACTTGGAGTACCACACCGAGGAATTGAAAGCCAAGTACCAAACCTCCAACGGTGGAAAGGGTACCAAGATCCCTATCGAAACGTTCCAAGAACTTTACTTTGAGGGCAAGGTCTCCTTCAAAGGTGACTGCTTGGACGTCTTGGAGTACAAGCATGACTGGGCTAACTTCCGTTTCACTTTGTCGTTgttcagattcttcttgttaGGTATGATTCCTGAAGTCATCATGCACTCCAAGTCACAGGACGAGGAACAGGTTAGAGAGCACTACGACAGAGGTGATGATTTCTACACCTGGTTCTTGGGTCCAAGAATGATCTACACTTCTGGTGTTATCAGCGACATTGAAACCGAAGAAACCTTGGAACAATTGCAggacaacaagttgaagattgtaGCCGACAAGATCGCTCTTAAGGAAGGTGAAcatgttcttgatttggGCTGTGGCTGGGGTACCTGGGCTACCTATGCCTCGTCGCAATACGGTGCCAATGTTACTGGTATCACTCTTGGTAAGAACCAAACCAAGTGGGGTACGCAATTATTGAGCAAGTACGGTGTAGAATCTGACCAGTCGAGAATTGTGTGTGTAGACTACAGAGACACCCCCAAGTCCAACAAGGCCAATGGTTTGTACGACAAGATCACATGTTTGGAAATGGCCGAACATGTTGGTATCAGAAGATTCACTGCTTTCTTGGAGCAGGTGCACGAAGCCTTGGAAGACGACGGTTTGTTCTACTTGCAATATGCCGGTTTGAGAAAGAACTGGCAGTACGAAGACTTGATCTGGGGTTTATTTATGAACAAGTACATTTTCCCTGGTGCTGATGCCTCGACTCCTTTGAGTTTTGTCGCTTCTTGTTTGGAAACTGTCGGTTTTGAAATCGTTTCTGTTGACAACATTGGTGTCCACTACTCTGGTACTCTCTGGAGATGGTACAGAAACTGGTTGGGCAACAGAGACAAGGTCGTCAACAAGTACGGAATCAGATGGTTCAGAATCTGGGAATACTTCTTAGCTTCTTCTACCATTGCTTCCAGAAACGGTACCGCTACTTGCTACCAATTTGTGTTGAGAAAGAATATCAACTCCTACAGAAGAGTCGAGTACATTCCTCAACAGAAGGGTTTGCTTGCTCCACTTGCTTCTGGTACCAAGTGGGCCAAGCCATAG
- a CDS encoding predicted protein — MDYSGRVNSKKGAGGVAGAEETNVHTRQRIKELLATQVLDLDNDPYVFRNHLGLLECRLCLTTHVSESSYISHLGGKKHRMGLEKRRALDEKYSQNRSLNTKINSIVSITNTAKRSWTKVGKPAYKLTKIRDPETFQKGLLVDIKYPKITVEEPFFRFMSYYELSEATDPSNLQYLVISAEPYENICFIIPNDKEIDKPVEQGEMSKSYWWFWDSDAKQFFLQFLYREIGEGDKEQNK; from the exons atggaCTACTCCGGCCGagtcaattccaagaaggGTGCTGGAGGTGTTGCTGGTGCCGAGGAGACGAATGTACATACGCGACAGCGGATAAAAGAGCTTCTTGCTACCCAGGTTCTAGACCTTGACAACGATCCATATGtatttcgcaaccatttaGGGCTCCTCGAGTGCCGATTATGTCTCACAACTCATGTAAGTGAGCTGTCGTACATATCACATTTGGGAGGGAAGAAGCACCGTATGGGATTGGAGAAAAGACGGGCTTTGGATGAGAAGTATAGTCAAAACAGATCATTAAACACCAAGATAAATCTGATTGTATCAATTACAAACACAGCAAAGAGATCGTGGACGAAGGTGGGGAAACCAGCATACAAGTTGACCAAGATTCGAGATCCAGAAACGTTTCAGAAGGGACTACTTGTGGATATTAAATATCCTAAGATAACTGTAGAAGAGCCTTTCTTCCGGTTCATGTCGTACTACGAGCTCA GTGAGGCTACAGATCCTAGCAATTTGCAATACTTGGTGATCTCGGCTGAGCCGTACGAGAACATCTGTTTTATTATACCTAACGATAAAGAGATAGACAAGCCTGTGGAACAGGGCGAGATGAGCAAGAGCTACTGGTGGTTCTGGGACTCTGATGCGAAGCAGTTTTTTCTCCAGTTTTTGTACAGAGAGATAGGCGAAGGTGATAAGGAGCAAAATAAGTAA
- the SWI6 gene encoding transcription factor involved in cell cycle dependent gene expression gives MESPLHIGDLTTNSISHRLNDTHLTTSCSSSVSSAIYSGQKVIQLTLNFQVGTGKLDNTVVILRRVQDSYVNVTQLFGILLKLGHFNETQLNNFFNNEIVTNIQLQGAGTKNNHFLDLRKHENTQLRGLWISYDRAVALALQFDIYEFTKGLFLVDVHDFDKLPKTNKRFYEGDDDEDGSLAGSPTKKQKVSKEESETRKNEKDIGTANVLVDELSAKNVNYPLTLPPVASTENELANELKVKLGEVFKRDDEFKGELGINELRTLFQPILTKYEPNVVVDIPLDQKGQTALHFASTLASVNLVSGFIELGLNNPVRGNNAGESPLISAIQVTNAMEKGIFQSLLTNWLYPDIWLLDNKRWSFMHHLTSDSAKKIDSSKFYCTKILEYIVAESSRLKDFQEKLLNSQDEEGNTSLHFAAEKESSWFVKILLKLNADVNISNKRGVKPIDFDLVKDMLKPESDEQFDEYIFELIHTGLEFLDKRLQINDEIPEIEAPKVLAAPVAVSGDDSTANTSNRIFQSIQHLLANTNVEYEAILNAKREQISNLNKSLHDATIVTANNRFLTRKVTEKLIELDNLKLQSANITDRLQLTKQEFPEDQEEDGEVEKQFDADEPFAIKPLYEKLVKDESIEDLRENEEVLKQLQPVPILKARINAYKQINAQIEKELNTLLDYSELASKFKKVVSICTGVDINEVDELLDGLLEAVEGQQ, from the coding sequence ATGGAGTCACCCTTACACATTGGAGACTTGACCACCAACCTGATTCTGCACCGTCTCAACGATACACATCTCACGACATCATGTTCGTCGTCGGTTTCTCTGGCTATCTACTCGGGCCAGAAGGTAATTCAACTTACATTGAATTTCCAGGTAGGCACCGGCAAGCTAGACAATACTGTAGTGATCTTACGTAGAGTACAAGACTCGTACGTCAACGTGACACAGCTCTTTGgtattttgttgaagttagGTCATTTCAACGAAACgcaattgaacaacttcttcaacaacgagaTCGTAACCAACATCCAGTTGCAAGGAGCTGGCACTAAAAACAACcacttcttggacttgagAAAGCATGAGAACACTCAATTGCGGGGCTTATGGATTTCGTACGATAGAGCCGTAGCACTTGCACTCCAGTTCGATATCTACGAGTTCACTAAAGGGTTATTTCTTGTAGACGTCCATGACTTTGACAAGCTTCCAAAGACCAATAAACGTTTCTACGAAGgcgacgatgacgaagacggCAGCTTGGCTGGATCTCCTacgaagaaacaaaaagttCTGAAGGAAGAGTCCGAAACTAGAAAAAACGAGAAAGATATCGGCACTGCCAATGTGTTGGTGGATGAACTCTCTGCCAAAAACGTAAATTACCCTTTGACTCTACCACCTGTCGCAAGTACTGAAAACGAGCTTGCCAACGAATTGAAGGTGAAGCTTGGTGAAGTATTCAAACGCGACGACGAGTTTAAAGGTGAACTAGGCATAAATGAACTCAGAACATTGTTTCAGCCCATATTGACTAAGTACGAGCCCAATgttgttgtagatatcCCTTTGGACCAGAAGGGTCAGACAGCTCTCCATTTTGCATCGACTCTCGCTTCAGTCAACTTGGTGTCTGGGTTTATTGAATTGGGATTGAATAACCCTGTTCGAGGCAACAACGCTGGTGAATCTCCACTCATCTCTGCTATTCAGGTAACGAATGCAATGGAGAAGGGCATTTTCCAAAGTCTCTTGACCAACTGGTTGTATCCCGATATCTGGCTCTTGGACAACAAGAGATGGTCATTTATGCACCATTTGACATCTGACTCGGCCAAGAAGATCGACAGCAGCAAGTTCTACTGTACCAAGATCTTAGAGTATATCGTTGCAGAAAGTAGTCGTCTTAAGGATTTCCAGGAAAAACTCTTGAACTCGCAGGACGAAGAAGGCAACACCAGTTTGCACTTCGCAGCCGAGAAAGAGTCGTCGTGGTTcgtcaagatcttgttgaaactCAATGCTGATGTAAACATATCCAATAAGCGAGGTGTCAAGCCTATCGACTTTGATCTTGTCAAGGACATGTTGAAGCCCGAATCTGACGAACAATTCGATGAGTACATCTTTGAGTTGATCCACACTGGTCTTGAATTTTTGGATAAGAGGCTCCAGATCAATGACGAGATTCCTGAAATTGAAGCTCCTAAAGTGCTAGCTGCTCCTGTAGCTGTTTCTGGTGATGATTCCACGGCCAACACTTCCAACCGTATCTTCCAAAGTATTCAACACTTATTAGCAAATACCAATGTTGAATACGAAGCTATATTGAACGCTAAGCGCGAACAGATCagcaatttgaacaagagtCTCCATGATGCCACAATTGTCACAGCCAACAATCGCTTCTTAACAAGAAAAGTCACAGAGAAATTAATTGAGTTGGACAATTTGAAGCTCCAGTCAGCAAATATAACCGACAGACTTCAATTGACCAAACAGGAATTTCCTGAGGatcaggaagaagacgGGGAAGTAGAAAAGCAATTCGATGCAGACGAGCCTTTTGCAATTAAACCTTTGTACGAGAAATTGGTCAAGGATGAGTCGATAGAAGACTTGCGAGAAAACGAAGAGGTGTTGAAGCAATTGCAGCCGGTTCCAATTCTAAAGGCCAGAATCAACGCCTATAAGCAGATAAATGCACAGATCGAGAAGGAGTTGAATACCTTGCTAGACTACAGTGAGTTGGCAtcaaagttcaagaaggtgGTAAGTATATGTACTGGTGTAGACATCAACGAAGTCgacgagttgttggacGGCTTGTTGGAGGCTGTAGAAGGGCAACAGTag
- a CDS encoding predicted protein, translated as MGKAVSKLSKDDLKSLRQATYFDKRELQQWYKGFIRDCPSGQLSEEEFSKVFKQFFPFGDPADYCHFLFQVFDVDNSKYIDFKEFIIALSITSRGSEDQKLNWCFRLYDNKRAGKVGYKDMLAVISAIYKMVGTMVALPEDEKTPEARTEKFFRLLNKDKDTDTINLQDFKRLSKLDPTILNALNSYEGLV; from the coding sequence ATGGGAAAGGCGGTGTCGAAACTATCTAAGGACGACTTGAAGTCGCTCCGTCAAGCCACGTATTTCGACAAACGAGAACTTCAGCAATGGTACAAAGGCTTCATCAGAGATTGTCCGTCGGGACAGCTTTCGGAAGAGGAGTTTTCCAAGGTATTTAAACAGTTTTTCCCGTTTGGAGACCCAGCAGACTACTGccatttcttgttccaaGTGTTTGACGTAGATAATTCAAAGTACATAGACTTCAAGGAGTTCATCATTGCTCTTTCCATAACATCACGGGGTCTGGAAGACCAAAAACTCAACTGGTGTTTCCGGCTTTACGACAATAAACGAGCTGGAAAAGTCGGTTACAAGGATATGCTAGCGGTTATATCAGCCATATATAAGATGGTCGGTACCATGGTGGCACTTCCCGAGGACGAAAAGACCCCAGAAGCCCGAACAGAAAAGTTCTTCCGTTTGCTAAATAAAGACAAAGATACCGATACCATTAACCTACAGGACTTCAAGAGATTGCTGAAACTTGATCCTACTATATTGAACGCATTGAACTCGTATGAGGGATTAGTGTAA
- the FAD1 gene encoding 3'-phosphoadenosine 5'-phosphosulfate sulfotransferase (PAPS reductase)/FAD synthetase and related enzymes (FAD synthetase (FMN adenylyltransferase) (FAD pyrophosphorylase) (Flavin adenine dinucleotide synthetase) 3'-phosphoadenosine 5'-phosphosulfate sulfotransferase (PAPS reductase)) — protein sequence MTTHTDSEAQHEFLQRCKEAYLLVQGFLNDTLEHGHVPARRPGYTFNSKVRQKVKEKVLLSMEKLNCAIENHGIEEIALSYNGGKDCLVVLIILLATIHQKFCLHSDTVVRKTLPADYKLDSIYINSETPFPELTTFIQSSTSYYHLNLISIKSSLKSGFEKYLNEINTTVRSIVVGIRFNDPYGSNLKYEDPTDHDWPKFLRIHPILHWNYVDVWDFLIGCNLDYCEMYDKGYTSLGGINNTIPNPYLEQKDGTYLPAYTLTENADERERLGRNVVKSNKQ from the exons ATGACCACACACACTGACAGCGAAGCTCAGCATGAGTTCTTGCAGCGGTGCAAAGAAGCGTATCTTTTGGTGCAAGGGTTCTTGAACGATACTCTAGAGCATGGTCATGTTCCAGCAAGAAGACCCGGATATACCTTTAACAGCAAGGTCCGCCAGAAGGTCAAGGAAAAGGTTCTTCTTAGcatggagaagttgaactgTGCCATAGAAAACCATGG AATCGAAGAAATAGCACTATCTTACAACGGAGGAAAGGACTGCTTGGTGGTGTTGATAATACTACTCGCTACCATTCACCAGAAGTTCTGTCTACATTCAGATACCGTGGTTCGCAAGACACTTCCAGCAGATTATAAGCTCGACTCCATATATATAAACTCAGAAACACCCTTTCCGGAGCTTACCACCTTCATTCAATCGTCTACATCGTATTACCATCTCAACCTCATCAGCATCAAGAGTTCATTGAAGCTGGGGTTTGAAAAGTACCTCAACGAGATTAACACTACGGTCAGATCAATAGTGGTGGGAATACGCTTCAACGATCCATATGGAAGCAATTTAAAGTACGAGGACCCTACAGATCATGACTGGcccaagttcttgagaatACACCCTATTCTTCATTGGAACTACGTTGATGTATGGGATTTCTTGATTGGGTGTAATCTAGACTACTGCGAGATGTATGACAAAGGTTATACAAGTTTGGGAGGAATCAACAATACCATACCCAATCCGTACTTGGAACAAAAGGATGGAACTTACTTGCCAGCATATACGTTGACGGAAAATGCTGACGAGAGAGAGAGACTCGGACGAAACGTTGTCAAAAGCAATAAGCAATAA
- the SIR2 gene encoding NAD-dependent histone deacetylase (NAD-dependent histone deacetylase SIR2 (Regulatory protein SIR2) (Silent information regulator 2)), translating into SDSHNSDSDSDSNSDTDSNSDSADLIQKLNQNEIEPSVIVETRRYLKQNGNMKFLEKYLPTAASSEDIVRLILQLGFIPRDMPAPNNANIMDLIRVLNHAMIKVKSIRERLDNVRTIDDVLDQIQGASKILVITGAGISTSLGIPDFRSSKGFYSMVQHLGLSDPQEVFDLEIFHADPSLFYSIAYMILPPEEIFSPLHSFIKVLQSKGKLLRNYTQNIDNLESYAGIKPDKLIQCHGSFASATCVTCKYQVKGETIFPQIRAKEIPYCPKCIKARKALLKKDDDAYIPESFGVFKPDITFFGEPLPKAFHDSIGYDLGECDLLISVGTSLKVAPVADIVDKVPENVPQILINKDPIDHCNFDVSLLGYCDDVASFLANRLGEDWNLPHKDYDSIRGEDPYGSNLEIDQVDPEFREYQIYNKTNE; encoded by the exons tcagattcaCATaattcagattcagattcagattcaaatTCAGATACAGATTCAAATTCAGACTCCGCAGACTTGATACAGAAACTTAATCAAA ATGAAATCGAGCCACTGGTAATTGTTGAAACGAGAAGGTACCTCAAGCAAAACGGAAACATGAAGTTCCTTGAAAAGTACTTGCCCACAGCAGCTTCTAGCGAAGATATAGTAAGATTAATTCTTCAGTTAGGATTCATTCCTCGTGATATGCCTGCTCCCAATAACGCTAATATCATGGATCTTATTCGTGTTCTTAACCATGCAATGATAAAGGTAAAGTCTATAAGAGAAAGACTCGATAATGTACGAACCATCGATGATGTTTTAGACCAGATCCAAGGGGCCAGTAAGATCTTGGTAATCACAGGGGCAGGTATATCCACGAGTTTGGGGATTCCAGATTTCAGATCCTCCAAGGGGTTCTACTCTATGGTGCAACACTTGGGACTAAGTGATCCTCAGGAAGTGTTTGATCTAGAAATCTTCCATGCGGACCCTAGTCTCTTCTACTCTATAGCGTATATGATTCTTCCCCCAGAAGAGATCTTCAGCCCGTTACATTCCTTCATCAAAGTGCTTCAATCCAAGGGTAAATTGCTACGAAACTATACCCAGAATATTGACAATTTGGAGAGTTATGCTGGCATCAAACCAGACAAACTCATCCAATGCCATGGCTCCTTTGCTAGTGCTACCTGCGTAACCTGTAAATATCAAGTCAAGGGAGAAACAATATTTCCCCAGATTCGGGCAAAGGAGATTCCTTACTGTCCAAAGTGTATCAAAGCTAGAAAGGCTCTCTTGAAAAAAGACGACGACGCTTACATACCTGAGAGTTTTGGCGTATTTAAGCCAGATATTACTTTCTTTGGGGAGCCTTTGCCAAAAGCCTTTCACGACTCTATAGGCTACGATCTAGGAGAGTGCGACTTGCTTATCAGTGTGGGAACGTCATTGAAAGTTGCACCTGTAGCAGACATTGTAGATAAAGTGCCTGAGAATGTACCCCAAATTCTCATCAACAAGGACCCAATAGACCACTGTAACTTTGATGTTAGCTTACTAGGTTATTGTGACGATGTCGCCAGCTTTCTTGCGAATAGATTGGGCGAAGACTGGAACCTTCCTCACAAGGACTACGACAGTATAAGAGGAGAAGACCCTTATGGGTccaatttggaaattgaccaagttgatccagaattCAGGGAGTATCAGATATACAACAAGACTAATGAA
- a CDS encoding predicted protein, whose amino-acid sequence MSSPPSQIRFYSDSTKGTAATEEKRKDEPGNVNLSNESEKVLSSSKSSKSDDIELIKSFVEEQYGDERTKKDQEPFQDLIKSLDILEDFELQKPKSDDFEKSLFKQFPSKNRNNKYQIRNKDSDSFTGDSNYEDMERWLESLDFEDDITHSSSRKVDNTGTATELGFVDSKSILSLLKDEHGYEEDRNVDPGKKARSDEFFKGIFKSAFTTSVPSGRSQFEKLIGFEDMGEKGPRYIYKGRDSRGSSRMGEYSYTDRINAVLRKEFFEKVADSFGPTRQYIEKMQTPVEVMNFYRSIIERWISIRESNTEEQAKIFELLSSLKENKTLSLIHEEYIESLAEQTLVNEKEPPLNIFTLPVIFNTVLKTLAFKHHDGQLALSLYNMLKSDISLYTVICNQKTYNEILKILAVYFGKSDLYSIEMAFMEMKNNGFSGDSETFNILSLILSDYHKLSQEFSTKKRTTLSSKEDEMRADNLYRGLKFLQNSLRIEP is encoded by the coding sequence ATGTCATCACCACCATCTCAAATAAGATTCTACAGTGATTCCACAAAGGGAACGGCTgctacagaagaaaagagaaaggatGAGCCTGGAAATGTTAACTTGTCaaatgaaagtgaaaagGTGCTTTCATCGAGTAAATCTTCGAAAAGTGACGATATTGAGCTCATCAAGTCTTTTGTCGAAGAACAGTATGGAGATGAACGAACCAAGAAAGATCAGGAGCCATTTCAggacttgatcaagtccCTAGATatacttgaagattttgaacTCCAGAAACCTAAAAGCGATGATTTTGAAAAGAGTTTGTTCAAGCAATTTCCTTCGAAGAATAGAAACAATAAATATCAGATCAGAAATAAAGACTCAGATAGTTTTACAGGAGACAGTAACTATGAAGATATGGAGAGATGGCTAGAGTCGTTggattttgaagatgatatTACACATTCTCTGTCAAGAAAAGTTGACAACACTGGTACTGCCACTGAGCTTGGGTTTGTAGATTCCAAATCTATTCTTtcgttgttgaaagatGAGCATGGttatgaagaagatagaaATGTAGACCCTGGGAAGAAGGCCAGGTCTGATGAGTTCTTCAAAGGAATCTTCAAGAGTGCATTTACTACTTCTGTTCCTTCTGGACGAAGCCAgtttgagaagttgatagGATTTGAAGATATGGGAGAAAAGGGCCCTAGGTACATTTACAAAGGAAGAGATTCTCGAGGTAGTAGTCGGATGGGAGAGTATTCATATACCGATAGAATCAATGCTGTTTTGCGTAAGGAGTTTTTCGAAAAGGTGGCGGATTCGTTTGGCCCAACCAGACAGTATATTGAGAAAATGCAAACACCTGTTGAGGTTATGAATTTCTATCGTTCAATTATTGAGAGATGGATTTCGATTAGAGAAAGCAATACGGAAGAACAGGCTAAAATTTTCGAGcttttgtcttctttgaaggAGAACAAAACATTATCTCTAATTCATGAGGAGTATATTGAAAGTCTTGCCGAACAGACTCTCGTTAATGAGAAAGAGCCTCCTCTCAACATCTTCACTCTTCCTGTGATTTTCAACACTGTCCTCAAGACTCTAGCTTTCAAGCACCACGACGGTCAATTGGCACTCAGCTTGTACAACATGCTCAAGAGTGATATCAGTCTCTATACTGTGATTTGTAACCAGAAAACATACaacgaaatcttgaagattcttgCTGTTTACTTTGGCAAGTCTGATCTTTACAGCATCGAGATGGCATTCAtggagatgaagaataACGGCTTCTCTGGTGATTCTGAGACATTCAATATCCTTAGTTTAATTCTCAGTGACTACCATAAGCTCAGCCAGGAGTTCTCCACAAAGAAGAGAACCACCTTGTCTTCCAAGGAAGACGAAATGAGAGCTGATAATTTGTACCGTGGGCTCAAGTTCTTGCAAAACAGCTTGCGGATCGAGCCGTAA